Sequence from the bacterium genome:
TTGAAGAAATAGGCGAGATAACGTCCATTGAGAAAATCGGCGATGGATTACGTTTGACCATTCACGCACCGGTTATTACTTCCGATGTCAAAGTTGACGACAGTATTGCCATCAACGGCTGCTGTTTGACAGCAACGAAAGTGAGTGGAACTGATTTTACAGTTGAAGCCGTAGAAGAAACAC
This genomic interval carries:
- a CDS encoding riboflavin synthase, whose translation is MFTGLIEEIGEITSIEKIGDGLRLTIHAPVITSDVKVDDSIAINGCCLTATKVSGTDFTVEAVEETLKKTTLGLLKKGDQINLERAMKLSDRLGGHLVLGHVDGVGKIISIASRTTSWWV